One genomic window of Caenorhabditis elegans chromosome I includes the following:
- the W05F2.4 gene encoding uncharacterized protein (Confirmed by transcript evidence), translating to MSIYQKRWSSVGSGASPSASISRSTPTATNVLSSGVEPSTVGTSWNSVRWNKPSTSYRANLASRFENNSTANSNSSYTPQRTSRFLSSAAKNAADLASIGPSVSSRASRFDTTNMANKEKYRNEARDLINKWSSRERNSNISNTYRSPAPRSTFRSTDSLATSGTSGAGSTGYSNTAYRTSTSLTPTRPVLPSSSTASRYSTERPSLLSPSPTPTLHTTPKADRPWRQRMAESSRIRSTLGDDVSQAYTARRARHASSRRSSLSQDESTYETTRVPSYSALVQQQPYSYRSRQSSVESSVFSPTSRFTSASSYVPYSYRNRSDDPPASTTRTSVLDRSTSRSKSPTRDSLPSRTPSQAPKNPSIRESSKERDADKQKKKSAKERTARRNSRQNSQQDSSSDEEINRLMRSRSGSQVRRKPRKKSQVETEKLIVVEQKDTVMNRSMQSSLYETGVEDSALIQSLTSQINESLTALNLTAESEGFQSCAVSPLAPSISRSSSKHGIVKNQIIKSPSLVEVLGLPRSDSKTSLKLQEQLEFDDELLHDDRLTFDLDDCEPSESSHIDDESQYSAVAHFKPNKVKRLAPVPGLWKSGAENEEFISRNKRFAKENAKGEAENIFPLKNLEKATKSLKIPEKKKPAVLKTKVDPKPEVKPVEKKPVSKPAAVKISEKPKAATAPEAPKTPTKVAPETQKTEPPVPAPRAQAVQKTKESAPASTPASASAPTPAPATSKPTPTAVKPAETPKTPAKPVPEKVQVPAVVKVAPEKVKSPTTAVEPKKSAPAVPTVTEKPKEAPKETPKPGIEKKKVLLKKKKIIPIDDEVEAPKVLSEQNTEISKVFSRRAWGAQKTEKKMKLRNEMKGISIRCKAAGNQTTQIEEHYRRKPQAERATVLVDTPVKDVNYSVCKISVREKRKKVEKKPVVEEVVDAPAPPSLSQSFIESTENMSRSVSVASRASDTRASIILDEMRGTEAAVEWTRDLDIDDELDHYNGILVLPDKSILEQYISRKRGKIDRYRGLRPSSMCSYVSDNCASPCPSTVSELCLPSSVLVHEPRRRAQYSAEPTDHCITPVPLNSTPRGFTTKKEPPPVIKPVPFEAPKTLFEKMIQDQANRNRTVTTSETRDASPRRGSASGSQEEGMSAISQQFAAAAAAGNGHGSVRYAAHIPVRSTESSGRMSTGSVDSQQSGGTLDAASKNIDHVIDQARHRHHQHRSKFKEAIDYLDQIFEDLKKECDPDDKNNNDENNKPFDPPPTFVAVKKKPTPLATSSASTTAPAAKIASASDSKKPASSSSTISVKPTVRQKTSETSKSKPLQQAPPSPVEVVIPVRKLSQGATNNQAEPTVAETIVLAKKTDKMDFTRRWLQDDLKSLAHLPPANIAPNASYYQDFDEHSLGSCSAEVAAFNTTKEKKNGSKASRKVSDSSDMIRPRPFRPQPVYPMVDGFNGPSAFEPFSSHTLPRVASNDQIPSEMKRSGSQDPYNTLRSMRSEGDGFDSARPSPSAFQQVSPFHRGSSMRSSLRSLPDHSPVRQKNSSYEVAAKDPVLSIDQLVAELELNTENTFSPADKRRSFPTSFGRPQAHQAQQHHAPSDYEKPNRFRAETRHAPTRGRAQNFVAPVAEPMTSKAPIYSQAVRPKQQQQQKSLDEVTSMLNRAVSQFGNEQRQAYQHPTAYKQLSQQSFGSVHSNNAFETINQEKINPSRVEAMHNMFERGTAPTSWKMQQKDSYEDRSQKMSPLQEVTYASLNSYSPPPPPPSHPLPQNGSHGMARNTSQNQISYHEYTPQPPTTQPPQRPPGSANSSQGGYYSSNSSGIGSNYPQNQQNQMYNNPRRSLIIDQQSISSRMPSVENDDDDGFYDNIGIYNDDRRYSRGSELETSASFRQLPPASNTSKHNRIGSFLRKIGGGSSRPPGSAASLMSLNKIANETIIKPGGLMKSNSLSNEPWKKVMLNGGASMPREANNNHKTGLGARLKNSLFGSRKRLDG from the exons Atgtcaatttatcaaaaaag ATGGTCATCAGTAGGCAGCGGCGCTTCACCGTCTGCATCAATTTCTAGATCAACTCCGACAGCGACAAATGTTCTTTCCAGTGGTGTAGAGCCATCTACAGTCGGAACAAG ctggaatTCAGTCCGATGGAATAAGCCATCAACATCCTATCGGGCCAACCTGGCGTCTCGCTTTGAGAACAACTCAACTGCAAACTCGAACAGCAGTTACACTCCACAAAGAACTTCCAG atttctgagCTCCGCCGCCAAGAATGCCGCCGACCTTGCCAG catcgGACCGTCGGTAAGTTCTAGAGCATCACGATTCGATACCACGAATATGGCAAATAAGGAAAAGTACAGAAACGAG GCACGAGATCTTATCAACAAGTGGTCGAGTCGGGAGCGGAATTCAAATA TCTCCAACACTTATCGATCGCCGGCTCCGCGGAGCACATTTCGATCTACCGACTCATTGGCGACATCTGGGACCTCTGGAGCAGGGAGCACGGGTTATTCGAACACAG CTTACCGAACATCAACATCCCTTACCCCAACACGTCCGGTGCTTCCCTCATCATCCACAGCATCTCGATATTCAACAGAGAGGCCAAGTCTATTGTCTCCATCTCCGACACCTACACTACA CACGACACCGAAAGCGGATCGTCCGTGGCGTCAACGAATGGCCGAGTCGTCGCGCATCCGTTCGACGCTCGGCGACGACGTGAGTCAGGCGTACACGGCTCGCCGAGCCCGGCACGCATCGTCGCGTCGCAGCTCGTTGTCGCAAGACGAGTCGACCTACGAGACGACACGTGTGCCTAGTTATAGTGCATTAGTACAGCAACAACCCTATTCG TACCGATCCCGACAAAGCTCAGTTGAAAGTTCTGTGTTCTCGCCGACGTCACGTTTTACCAGCGCCTCGTCCTATGtaccgtactcctaccgtaACCGAAGCGACGATCCACCAGCATCAACGACACGAACAAGTGTGCTAGATAGAAGCACATCTAG atcaaaatcTCCAACAAGGGATAGTTTACCGTCTCGTACCCCATCACAAGCTCCCAAGAATCCGTCGATTAGAGAGTCGAGCAAGGAGCGAGACGCAGAcaaacagaagaagaagagtgCCAAAGAAAGAA CTGCTCGCCGTAATTCGCGACAAAACAGTCAACAAGACAGCTCATCCGACGAGGAAATAAATCGATTGATGAGAAGCCGATCGGGCTCACAGGTACGAAGGAAACCACGGAAGAAGAGTCAGGTGGAAACAGAGAAGCTAATTGTCGTCGAGCAAAAGGATACTGTAATG AATCGCTCAATGCAGTCGTCACTGTACGAGACAGGAGTCGAAGATTCAGCTCTAATTCAATCACTCACTTCTCAAATCAACG AGTCTTTAACAGCATTGAATCTAACTGCGGAAAGTGAGGGATTCCAATCGTGCGCCGTGTCACCACTTGCTCCATCAATATCCAGAAGCAGCTCCAAACATGGGAtagttaaaaatcaaattatta aatccCCATCGCTAGTTGAAGTGCTGGGGCTACCGCGTAGCGACTCGAAGACAAGTTTGAAG TTACAAGAACAATTAGAATTCGATGATGAACTACTGCACGACGATCGACTAACATTTGATCTAGATGATTGCGAg CCATCCGAATCCTCCCACATTGATGACGAGTCTCAGTACAGTGCCGTTGCTCATTTTAAGCCTAATAAG GTGAAACGATTGGCTCCAGTGCCGGGATTATGGAAGTCGGGCGCCGAGAACGAAGAGTTCATCTCGCGAAACAAACGATTCGCAAA agaaaatgcCAAAGGTGAAGCTGAGAACATCTTCCCActcaaaaacttggaaaaagcaacaaaatctctaaaaatcccagagaagaagaagccagCGGTGCTGAAAACCAAAGTGGATCCGAAGCCAGAAGTGAAGCCAGTGGAGAAGAAGCCTGTTTCAAAACCGGCTGcagtgaaaatttctgaaaagccAAAGGCTGCCACGGCTCCAGAAGCTCCTAAAACTCCAACAAAAGTAGCTCCggaaactcaaaaaacggAGCCTCCAGTCCCTGCCCCTAGAGCCCAGGCAGTTCAAAAGACGAAAGAGTCTGCTCCAGCATCAACTCCAGCTTCAGCCTCAGCGCCAACTCCAGCTCCAGCCACATCCAAACCAACTCCGACTGCAGTGAAACCAGCTGAAACTCCAAAGACGCCTGCAAAACCAGTTCCTGAAAAAGTCCAGGTTCCTGCTGTTGTCAAAGTTGCtccagaaaaagtgaaatcacCTACTACTGCTGTTGAGCCAAAGAAATCAGCTCCAGCTGTACCTACTGTGactgaaaaaccaaaagaagCTCCGAAGGAGACTCCAAAGCCAGgaatcgaaaagaaaaaagtg ctactgaaaaagaagaaaatcatTCCGATTGATGATGAAGTTGAGGCACCAAAAGTGCTCAGCGAGCAGAACactgaaatatcaaaagtaTTTTCAAGAAGAGCATGGGGAGCacaaaaaaccgagaaaaagatgaaattgagaaatgagaTGAAGGGAATTTCAATTCGTTGCAAGGCGGCTGGAAATCAAACAACTCAAATTGAAGAGCACTATCGTAGGAAACCACAAGCCGAAAGAGCTACG gttcttgTGGATACTCCTGTTAAAGATGTGAATTATAGTGTTTGCAAGATTTCAGTGAGAGAGAAGAGGAAGAAAGT TGAAAAGAAACCTGTCGTCGAAGAAGTGGTTGATGCGCCGGCGCCACCATCTCTATCTCAATCATTCATCGAATCAACTGAAAACATGTCCCGTTCGGTGTCGGTTGCATCCCGAGCATCCGACACTCGAGCATCGATTATTCTTGATGAAATGCGTGGAACCGAGGCGGCTGTGGAATGGACACGTGATTTGGATATTGATGATGAGCTTGATCATTATAATGGAATTCTTGTACTTCCGGATAAATCGATTCTCGAACAATACATCTCACGGAAACGTGGGAAAATCGATCGATATCGAGGGCTTCGGCCGTCTTCGATGTGCTCCTATGTTTCAGATAATTGTGCATCACCATGCCCATCAACTGTCTCGGAACTTTGTCTTCCATCTTCCG TATTGGTGCACGAGCCCCGCCGGCGTGCTCAATACAGTGCGGAGCCCACTGACCATTGCATCACCCCAGTCCCATTGAACTCAACGCCACGTGGATTTACAACAAAGAAAGAACCTCCACCGGTGATTAAACCTGTACCATTCGAGGCACCCAAGACACTCTTCGAAAAGATGATTCAAGATCAGGCAAATCGTAATCGGACGGTTACTACTTCAGAG ACCCGCGACGCGTCGCCCCGACGTGGATCTGCATCGGGATCTCAGGAAGAAG GAATGTCAGCCATCTCCCAACAGTTTGCGGCGGCCGCCGCAGCAGGGAATGGCCATGGCTCCGTTCGTTACGCGGCTCATATTCCGGTCCGAAGCACTGAAAGCAGCGGCAGGATGAGCACAGGAAGTGTTGATAGTCAGCAAAG CGGTGGCACCCTTGACGCAGCGTCGAAGAACATTGACCATGTGATAGATCAGGCACGACACCGTCACCATCAACACAGAAGCAAGTTCAAAGAAGCCATTGATTACCTGGATCAGATATTTGAAGACTTGAAGAAAGAGTGTGAT cccGACGACAAAAATAACAACGACGAGAATAACAAGCCATTTGATCCACCACCAACATTTGTAGCCGTAAAGAAGAAGCCAACTCCacttgccacgtcatcagctTCAACTACTGCACCGGCAGCAAAGATCGCATCTGCGTCCGATTCGAA AAAGccggcttcttcttcttctactatTTCTGTGAAGCCTACGGTTCGACAGAAGACGTCTGAAACTTCGAAGAGCAAGCCTTTGCAACAG GCTCCGCCGTCCCCTGTGGAAGTTGTGATTCCGGTCCGAAAGCTGTCACAAGGTGCAACAAATAATCAGGCGGAG ccaacaGTCGCTGAAACTATTGTGCTCGCcaagaaaactgataaaatggaTTTCACGCGACGGTGGTTGCAAGATGATTTGAAGTCGTTGGCTCATCTTCCGCCAGCCAATATTGCTCCGAATGCG tcatactaCCAAGATTTCGACGAGCATTCGCTGGGAAGTTGCAGTGCAGAAGTGGCCGCCTTCAACACtacaaaagaaaagaaaaatggttcaaaagCATCGCGAAAAGTATCCGATTCATCGGATATGATTCGTCCACGACCATTCCGTCCTCAACCAGTCTACCCAATGGTTGACGGATTCAATGGTCCATCCGCATTCGAGCCATTCTCATCACACACACTTCCACGTGTCGCATCTAATGATCAGATTCCGAGTGAAATGAAGAGGTCGGGATCACAGGATCCATACAACACACTTCGTTCGATGCGTTCTGAAGGTGATGGATTCGATTCAGCACGTCCATCACCGTCTGCATTCCAACAAGTATCTCCATTTCATCGTGGAAGTTCGATGAGATCATCACTCCGATCTTTGCCCGATCATTCGCCAGTTAGACAGAAGAATAGTAGTTATGAAGTTGCTGCGAAAGATCCAGTGTTATCGATTGATCAGTTGGTTGCCGAGTTGGAATTGAATACGGAAAAT accttCTCCCCAGCAGACAAACGTCGCTCATTCCCAACATCCTTCGGCAGACCCCAAGCACATCAAGCTCAGCAACACCATGCTCCAAGTGACTACGAGAAGCCGAATAGGTTCCGAGCAGAGACAAGGCATGCTCCAACAAGAGGAAGAGCTCAGAACTTTGTGGCTCCTGTCGCGGAGCCAATGACCTCAAAAGCTCCCATCTATTCCCAGGCTGTCCGTCCGAAACAACAGCAACAGCAAAAGTCGCTGGACGAGGTGACGAGCATGCTCAACAGAGCAGTTTCTCAGTTTGGAAATGAGCAACGTCAGGCTTATCAGCATCCGACGGCCTACAAGCAGCTGAGCCAACAATCTTTTGGATCAGTTCATTCGAATAATGCATTTGAGACTATAAATCAGGAAAAGATAAATCCAAGTCGTGTGGAGGCTATGCATAATATGTTTGAAAGAGGCACGGCGCCGACGTCTTGGAAAATGCAGCAGAAGGATTCGTATGAGGATAGAAGTCAG aaaatgtcaCCCCTGCAAGAGGTCACCTACGCCTCACTGAACAGCTATTcccctccaccaccaccaccatcacaTCCGCTTCCCCAAAATGGAAGTCATGGAATGGCTCGAAACACGTCCCAAAATCAGATATCGTATCACGAGTACACTCCTCAGCCACCGACGACTCAGCCACCACAGAGGCCGCCGGGCTCGGCCAACTCGTCGCAGGGTGGATACTATTCGTCGAATAGTTCGGGCATAGGATCAAACTATCCACAGAATCAGCAGAATCAAATGTACAAT AATCCACGACGCAGTCTGATCATTGATCAACAGTCGATTTCCTCGAGAATGCCTTCCGTGGAAAATGATGATGACGACGGGTTCTATGACAACATTGGAATT TATAACGATGATCGTCGATATTCCCGTGGCAGTGAACTTGAAACGTCGGCCTCGTTCCGTCAACTTCCTCCCGCTTCCAATACATCCAAACACAACCGAATCGGATCGTTCCTTCGAAAGATCGGAGGCGGTTCGAGTCGGCCACCGGGCAGTGCGGCGAGTTTGATGTCGTTGAATAAGATTGCAAATGAGACGATCATCAAACCGGGAGGGCTCATGAAGAGCAATAGTTTGAGCAATGAACCATGGAAGAAGGTGATGCTCAACGGAGGTGCAAGTATGCCAAGAGAAG caaaCAACAATCACAAAACCGGTCTCGGAGCACGACTCAAAAACTCATTGTTCGGCTCACGAAAACGATTGGACGGTTAA
- the W05F2.4 gene encoding SH2 domain-containing protein (Confirmed by transcript evidence) yields the protein MARDYSITFRTRDASPRRGSASGSQEEGMSAISQQFAAAAAAGNGHGSVRYAAHIPVRSTESSGRMSTGSVDSQQSGGTLDAASKNIDHVIDQARHRHHQHRSKFKEAIDYLDQIFEDLKKECDPDDKNNNDENNKPFDPPPTFVAVKKKPTPLATSSASTTAPAAKIASASDSKKPASSSSTISVKPTVRQKTSETSKSKPLQQAPPSPVEVVIPVRKLSQGATNNQAEPTVAETIVLAKKTDKMDFTRRWLQDDLKSLAHLPPANIAPNASYYQDFDEHSLGSCSAEVAAFNTTKEKKNGSKASRKVSDSSDMIRPRPFRPQPVYPMVDGFNGPSAFEPFSSHTLPRVASNDQIPSEMKRSGSQDPYNTLRSMRSEGDGFDSARPSPSAFQQVSPFHRGSSMRSSLRSLPDHSPVRQKNSSYEVAAKDPVLSIDQLVAELELNTENTFSPADKRRSFPTSFGRPQAHQAQQHHAPSDYEKPNRFRAETRHAPTRGRAQNFVAPVAEPMTSKAPIYSQAVRPKQQQQQKSLDEVTSMLNRAVSQFGNEQRQAYQHPTAYKQLSQQSFGSVHSNNAFETINQEKINPSRVEAMHNMFERGTAPTSWKMQQKDSYEDRSQKMSPLQEVTYASLNSYSPPPPPPSHPLPQNGSHGMARNTSQNQISYHEYTPQPPTTQPPQRPPGSANSSQGGYYSSNSSGIGSNYPQNQQNQMYNNPRRSLIIDQQSISSRMPSVENDDDDGFYDNIGIYNDDRRYSRGSELETSASFRQLPPASNTSKHNRIGSFLRKIGGGSSRPPGSAASLMSLNKIANETIIKPGGLMKSNSLSNEPWKKVMLNGGASMPREANNNHKTGLGARLKNSLFGSRKRLDG from the exons ATGGCTAGAGACTATAGTATTACCTTTCGa ACCCGCGACGCGTCGCCCCGACGTGGATCTGCATCGGGATCTCAGGAAGAAG GAATGTCAGCCATCTCCCAACAGTTTGCGGCGGCCGCCGCAGCAGGGAATGGCCATGGCTCCGTTCGTTACGCGGCTCATATTCCGGTCCGAAGCACTGAAAGCAGCGGCAGGATGAGCACAGGAAGTGTTGATAGTCAGCAAAG CGGTGGCACCCTTGACGCAGCGTCGAAGAACATTGACCATGTGATAGATCAGGCACGACACCGTCACCATCAACACAGAAGCAAGTTCAAAGAAGCCATTGATTACCTGGATCAGATATTTGAAGACTTGAAGAAAGAGTGTGAT cccGACGACAAAAATAACAACGACGAGAATAACAAGCCATTTGATCCACCACCAACATTTGTAGCCGTAAAGAAGAAGCCAACTCCacttgccacgtcatcagctTCAACTACTGCACCGGCAGCAAAGATCGCATCTGCGTCCGATTCGAA AAAGccggcttcttcttcttctactatTTCTGTGAAGCCTACGGTTCGACAGAAGACGTCTGAAACTTCGAAGAGCAAGCCTTTGCAACAG GCTCCGCCGTCCCCTGTGGAAGTTGTGATTCCGGTCCGAAAGCTGTCACAAGGTGCAACAAATAATCAGGCGGAG ccaacaGTCGCTGAAACTATTGTGCTCGCcaagaaaactgataaaatggaTTTCACGCGACGGTGGTTGCAAGATGATTTGAAGTCGTTGGCTCATCTTCCGCCAGCCAATATTGCTCCGAATGCG tcatactaCCAAGATTTCGACGAGCATTCGCTGGGAAGTTGCAGTGCAGAAGTGGCCGCCTTCAACACtacaaaagaaaagaaaaatggttcaaaagCATCGCGAAAAGTATCCGATTCATCGGATATGATTCGTCCACGACCATTCCGTCCTCAACCAGTCTACCCAATGGTTGACGGATTCAATGGTCCATCCGCATTCGAGCCATTCTCATCACACACACTTCCACGTGTCGCATCTAATGATCAGATTCCGAGTGAAATGAAGAGGTCGGGATCACAGGATCCATACAACACACTTCGTTCGATGCGTTCTGAAGGTGATGGATTCGATTCAGCACGTCCATCACCGTCTGCATTCCAACAAGTATCTCCATTTCATCGTGGAAGTTCGATGAGATCATCACTCCGATCTTTGCCCGATCATTCGCCAGTTAGACAGAAGAATAGTAGTTATGAAGTTGCTGCGAAAGATCCAGTGTTATCGATTGATCAGTTGGTTGCCGAGTTGGAATTGAATACGGAAAAT accttCTCCCCAGCAGACAAACGTCGCTCATTCCCAACATCCTTCGGCAGACCCCAAGCACATCAAGCTCAGCAACACCATGCTCCAAGTGACTACGAGAAGCCGAATAGGTTCCGAGCAGAGACAAGGCATGCTCCAACAAGAGGAAGAGCTCAGAACTTTGTGGCTCCTGTCGCGGAGCCAATGACCTCAAAAGCTCCCATCTATTCCCAGGCTGTCCGTCCGAAACAACAGCAACAGCAAAAGTCGCTGGACGAGGTGACGAGCATGCTCAACAGAGCAGTTTCTCAGTTTGGAAATGAGCAACGTCAGGCTTATCAGCATCCGACGGCCTACAAGCAGCTGAGCCAACAATCTTTTGGATCAGTTCATTCGAATAATGCATTTGAGACTATAAATCAGGAAAAGATAAATCCAAGTCGTGTGGAGGCTATGCATAATATGTTTGAAAGAGGCACGGCGCCGACGTCTTGGAAAATGCAGCAGAAGGATTCGTATGAGGATAGAAGTCAG aaaatgtcaCCCCTGCAAGAGGTCACCTACGCCTCACTGAACAGCTATTcccctccaccaccaccaccatcacaTCCGCTTCCCCAAAATGGAAGTCATGGAATGGCTCGAAACACGTCCCAAAATCAGATATCGTATCACGAGTACACTCCTCAGCCACCGACGACTCAGCCACCACAGAGGCCGCCGGGCTCGGCCAACTCGTCGCAGGGTGGATACTATTCGTCGAATAGTTCGGGCATAGGATCAAACTATCCACAGAATCAGCAGAATCAAATGTACAAT AATCCACGACGCAGTCTGATCATTGATCAACAGTCGATTTCCTCGAGAATGCCTTCCGTGGAAAATGATGATGACGACGGGTTCTATGACAACATTGGAATT TATAACGATGATCGTCGATATTCCCGTGGCAGTGAACTTGAAACGTCGGCCTCGTTCCGTCAACTTCCTCCCGCTTCCAATACATCCAAACACAACCGAATCGGATCGTTCCTTCGAAAGATCGGAGGCGGTTCGAGTCGGCCACCGGGCAGTGCGGCGAGTTTGATGTCGTTGAATAAGATTGCAAATGAGACGATCATCAAACCGGGAGGGCTCATGAAGAGCAATAGTTTGAGCAATGAACCATGGAAGAAGGTGATGCTCAACGGAGGTGCAAGTATGCCAAGAGAAG caaaCAACAATCACAAAACCGGTCTCGGAGCACGACTCAAAAACTCATTGTTCGGCTCACGAAAACGATTGGACGGTTAA
- the W05F2.4 gene encoding SH2 domain-containing protein (Confirmed by transcript evidence), with protein MSAISQQFAAAAAAGNGHGSVRYAAHIPVRSTESSGRMSTGSVDSQQSGGTLDAASKNIDHVIDQARHRHHQHRSKFKEAIDYLDQIFEDLKKECDPDDKNNNDENNKPFDPPPTFVAVKKKPTPLATSSASTTAPAAKIASASDSKKPASSSSTISVKPTVRQKTSETSKSKPLQQAPPSPVEVVIPVRKLSQGATNNQAEPTVAETIVLAKKTDKMDFTRRWLQDDLKSLAHLPPANIAPNASYYQDFDEHSLGSCSAEVAAFNTTKEKKNGSKASRKVSDSSDMIRPRPFRPQPVYPMVDGFNGPSAFEPFSSHTLPRVASNDQIPSEMKRSGSQDPYNTLRSMRSEGDGFDSARPSPSAFQQVSPFHRGSSMRSSLRSLPDHSPVRQKNSSYEVAAKDPVLSIDQLVAELELNTENTFSPADKRRSFPTSFGRPQAHQAQQHHAPSDYEKPNRFRAETRHAPTRGRAQNFVAPVAEPMTSKAPIYSQAVRPKQQQQQKSLDEVTSMLNRAVSQFGNEQRQAYQHPTAYKQLSQQSFGSVHSNNAFETINQEKINPSRVEAMHNMFERGTAPTSWKMQQKDSYEDRSQKMSPLQEVTYASLNSYSPPPPPPSHPLPQNGSHGMARNTSQNQISYHEYTPQPPTTQPPQRPPGSANSSQGGYYSSNSSGIGSNYPQNQQNQMYNNPRRSLIIDQQSISSRMPSVENDDDDGFYDNIGIYNDDRRYSRGSELETSASFRQLPPASNTSKHNRIGSFLRKIGGGSSRPPGSAASLMSLNKIANETIIKPGGLMKSNSLSNEPWKKVMLNGGASMPREANNNHKTGLGARLKNSLFGSRKRLDG; from the exons ATGTCAGCCATCTCCCAACAGTTTGCGGCGGCCGCCGCAGCAGGGAATGGCCATGGCTCCGTTCGTTACGCGGCTCATATTCCGGTCCGAAGCACTGAAAGCAGCGGCAGGATGAGCACAGGAAGTGTTGATAGTCAGCAAAG CGGTGGCACCCTTGACGCAGCGTCGAAGAACATTGACCATGTGATAGATCAGGCACGACACCGTCACCATCAACACAGAAGCAAGTTCAAAGAAGCCATTGATTACCTGGATCAGATATTTGAAGACTTGAAGAAAGAGTGTGAT cccGACGACAAAAATAACAACGACGAGAATAACAAGCCATTTGATCCACCACCAACATTTGTAGCCGTAAAGAAGAAGCCAACTCCacttgccacgtcatcagctTCAACTACTGCACCGGCAGCAAAGATCGCATCTGCGTCCGATTCGAA AAAGccggcttcttcttcttctactatTTCTGTGAAGCCTACGGTTCGACAGAAGACGTCTGAAACTTCGAAGAGCAAGCCTTTGCAACAG GCTCCGCCGTCCCCTGTGGAAGTTGTGATTCCGGTCCGAAAGCTGTCACAAGGTGCAACAAATAATCAGGCGGAG ccaacaGTCGCTGAAACTATTGTGCTCGCcaagaaaactgataaaatggaTTTCACGCGACGGTGGTTGCAAGATGATTTGAAGTCGTTGGCTCATCTTCCGCCAGCCAATATTGCTCCGAATGCG tcatactaCCAAGATTTCGACGAGCATTCGCTGGGAAGTTGCAGTGCAGAAGTGGCCGCCTTCAACACtacaaaagaaaagaaaaatggttcaaaagCATCGCGAAAAGTATCCGATTCATCGGATATGATTCGTCCACGACCATTCCGTCCTCAACCAGTCTACCCAATGGTTGACGGATTCAATGGTCCATCCGCATTCGAGCCATTCTCATCACACACACTTCCACGTGTCGCATCTAATGATCAGATTCCGAGTGAAATGAAGAGGTCGGGATCACAGGATCCATACAACACACTTCGTTCGATGCGTTCTGAAGGTGATGGATTCGATTCAGCACGTCCATCACCGTCTGCATTCCAACAAGTATCTCCATTTCATCGTGGAAGTTCGATGAGATCATCACTCCGATCTTTGCCCGATCATTCGCCAGTTAGACAGAAGAATAGTAGTTATGAAGTTGCTGCGAAAGATCCAGTGTTATCGATTGATCAGTTGGTTGCCGAGTTGGAATTGAATACGGAAAAT accttCTCCCCAGCAGACAAACGTCGCTCATTCCCAACATCCTTCGGCAGACCCCAAGCACATCAAGCTCAGCAACACCATGCTCCAAGTGACTACGAGAAGCCGAATAGGTTCCGAGCAGAGACAAGGCATGCTCCAACAAGAGGAAGAGCTCAGAACTTTGTGGCTCCTGTCGCGGAGCCAATGACCTCAAAAGCTCCCATCTATTCCCAGGCTGTCCGTCCGAAACAACAGCAACAGCAAAAGTCGCTGGACGAGGTGACGAGCATGCTCAACAGAGCAGTTTCTCAGTTTGGAAATGAGCAACGTCAGGCTTATCAGCATCCGACGGCCTACAAGCAGCTGAGCCAACAATCTTTTGGATCAGTTCATTCGAATAATGCATTTGAGACTATAAATCAGGAAAAGATAAATCCAAGTCGTGTGGAGGCTATGCATAATATGTTTGAAAGAGGCACGGCGCCGACGTCTTGGAAAATGCAGCAGAAGGATTCGTATGAGGATAGAAGTCAG aaaatgtcaCCCCTGCAAGAGGTCACCTACGCCTCACTGAACAGCTATTcccctccaccaccaccaccatcacaTCCGCTTCCCCAAAATGGAAGTCATGGAATGGCTCGAAACACGTCCCAAAATCAGATATCGTATCACGAGTACACTCCTCAGCCACCGACGACTCAGCCACCACAGAGGCCGCCGGGCTCGGCCAACTCGTCGCAGGGTGGATACTATTCGTCGAATAGTTCGGGCATAGGATCAAACTATCCACAGAATCAGCAGAATCAAATGTACAAT AATCCACGACGCAGTCTGATCATTGATCAACAGTCGATTTCCTCGAGAATGCCTTCCGTGGAAAATGATGATGACGACGGGTTCTATGACAACATTGGAATT TATAACGATGATCGTCGATATTCCCGTGGCAGTGAACTTGAAACGTCGGCCTCGTTCCGTCAACTTCCTCCCGCTTCCAATACATCCAAACACAACCGAATCGGATCGTTCCTTCGAAAGATCGGAGGCGGTTCGAGTCGGCCACCGGGCAGTGCGGCGAGTTTGATGTCGTTGAATAAGATTGCAAATGAGACGATCATCAAACCGGGAGGGCTCATGAAGAGCAATAGTTTGAGCAATGAACCATGGAAGAAGGTGATGCTCAACGGAGGTGCAAGTATGCCAAGAGAAG caaaCAACAATCACAAAACCGGTCTCGGAGCACGACTCAAAAACTCATTGTTCGGCTCACGAAAACGATTGGACGGTTAA